The following is a genomic window from Mauremys mutica isolate MM-2020 ecotype Southern chromosome 4, ASM2049712v1, whole genome shotgun sequence.
aaaaaaaagagcttgcCTGATGTTTTTGAGAGAGGACCATTGGGAAGTGCAAGGGATCTTTATTGTAAGATGACATATCTGTAAAAGTCTGTCTATATATAGTATTAGTCAGAGGTTCAGATAAACCAGCGTTCAACTGAAGCTTACATAGCCAGCTGTGTATTTCATCTCAGATAATTTATTGAATTCAACAAGTAAGGCCACAGGTTAGGATATTTGATCATTACACAAGTAAGGTAAGTTAAACCACAGTCCATGCTTGACAGTAAGTTCTGGGCTGTGCTGGAAGTTAGACTCTGACTGAAGTACAGTACCAGTTTAAATAAGGAGGGAAGCTACCACATATTTAAGATTGCCCCAAAATTAGTTCTGCAAGCACTTTCTGGATATGATCAGCAGAGGAAATAGATCAGTCCAACAACAAGGAGTTGCACCAAGGGTGGAAAAGAACCAAGCAGATGTATGAAAGGTCAAGATGCCATTTTGTGCACTGCCACAGTGATGCTGTCATGCTTCTGGATCATGATGTTcctgaaataaacaaacagttATTGAAGATAGGTATAGCTACTACAGTGCAGCTAATCTGCAGGTCACTAGCAAAGATGTactgggaaagcattatctaaagttgtatctgcTGCATACTGTCAAAGAGGAAGCACTGACTAGATCggcatttctcaaatgcagccaccaggggcttttacaGCCACTGTCTCATGGGCAGTGAGGGTAGGGGaaacagcagcccctcccccagggctgctggCAGGGGTTGGGCCAGGCAGTTGGGCTCAGGCTTCTGCCCTAGGGTGGCAGACTGCAGCTGCATGTTGGCAGGCTCCATCCCCTGAAGTGCAGGGCTCATTATCACCTTCGTTGCCCTGGCCCCTGTTGCCTCCCTAGCCACAGCTTAATTTGTCCATCTCCCCCTACAACCAGGGCTAAGTaaatctgttgtgaaaagtgacaATACACGTACAAATATTACTTTTCCCAGatgcagacttactagctagcaagtctaaaaagaacagacaaaaaagcaaaacaaaaaacacccagaACATACAAAGCACATTATTTGTGTttttctgtttaggtccagtaaagaatagagacaactgtatgttatttttattattcagtTTGTGAAAAACCCCTACATACATAAATATGCACATACGTATGTCCAAATCACAGTAATTTGTTTTTTCTAAAGTTAATTAGGCATTTTAGGAAAAGTTGTCATAGTGGCCACACTGAGGCAACCAAAAAAATTGTTGAGAACAACCCTGGACTAGATCCTGTACACAAAGGACTAGGACTCCATTTTCCATCTCTGCCTACTTTGAAAACATTTGGGCtctaatctccccccccccccaaacaccaaCACCTCCAGGTACTTCAAAAGCTTGAAGTGGGAGATTCCTGGGAATCAAATCTCCCTTCTTTTGTGAAAAGTTTTCAGGAGGATTAAAACAGGATCATAAGGTCTAAATAGCCATTACAGACATGCTGCAGGAATGACTAGCTAGTATTGCATCCTTGTATCTGGCAGCAGCCTCTCCGCTTTTTGAAGCATGCAGTATGTATAGAAACAAGGTTACATTCACCAATGCCTTAGGGCCTCAATTTTAATAAGCAATCCACAGTCCAGCTCCAGAGAAAGGCAAGAATTACTTTCCTAGAGTTGCTGCCATGTGTGCCACTGGGGGTAAAGCTTTGTAGCCTTTTATCTGTCACTGTAACCAGGGGCACATGAGCAGAACCACCTAGAAGTGAAAGAGGCTGTTCTAAAGATCTAATATTCCCAGAAGATCCTAATGATAAGATACAgggcaaaccaaaaagaaaagggAATGACAGACATACAGCTCCAGATGCTCACCCATTATCTGACTCCAGACACACAACAGGAACATCAGTAGGATCTGAAGTTAGTTTGGCTGCCTGCTGGGCTAGAACTGATATCACACCTGCATGTTCATCTGAAAGGGTTCCACGACCTATAAAATACATCTTTATGTAAGTGTAAAACCCCTCATTACATGACAGTAACTACATAACCAGCCAGCCCAAGAATTTAGTTGAACTATGTGCACTAATTGAACCCATTTTTCAGGTTATCCCCATAATTGCTAGTGCATTCTAAGGCGTTTTTCCTGCCAGTGCTTACCACCATGTTATCTGTACTCTTCCCAGATAAATACGGTCATCACAACTGTGATTTTGGTGGATTTATATAGTCATATTTGCAGCATACCCTAATATTCAGTATCCAATGCTGCCTTATTTCAGGCAAACCCATTCTTTTAATTTTGACTGAAAGAGGCAGCTAATCTGTTTACCTATAAACCCATAAAGATACCTATGTCAATGGCAATGTTTACAATTACAATTCATTCTTGGGCTCCTCATTCCACATTTTGTCCCCACCTTTTAATTAACTGGGCCATAATCAGATGATACCTGTTACCAAATCAGCAACAGCTGTGTCTTATACTTCAATTGTTCTGTGTTCTAGGACAAACAGGAACCTGGTCCATAGCACCAAGGGACCCTAGCTACAGCCATACATATTGGTTCATTATTGAAACAAAGGCTAGTTGTTCCCCCTATACAGATTAGtgggttttctttaaaaaatgagttAGTTGGCAACCACTGGTAAAGAGAGGCAAGTAGACCATGTACACTTTGATATTTCAAATATTGGGACAGGAGAGAGCAAGAATAAAACACGGGATTTTAAAGAAGTAGGAGATGGAGAGTTTAACAGAAACTGCAGGGATCTGCCCAAAGCTGACAGACAGCAGGTTTATTTTTCTAGTGTATATTTTAAAGCATGTACACTATTTCAACATGAAAGTGTTCCTGGTACAACATGAAAGTGGAAAGGGGCCCCATTTTCTGAAGCAAATAAGCTGCTTTGTTACTTACAGCCAAGGTTCAGGCCTTGTGAATCTGTGCAAAGGACTCCAACTATTGAAGGATTCTTCATTCTAATAAAGATAAAACCCGAGATCAGCAATTTAAGCATTAGATGGGAAAGAAACAAATGAGACATCAAGACAACAGTGAGAGCCTCACCTAAATCTGAAACAATTTAAGCAGTGCCATCTTTTCAGCCTGATAACAGCCCCCCCTTGTCAAAATAGTTCAGGGTGGAGGGAAAGCAGGAACTTTCATAACTGCAAAATGCATTTCATTATTTAGAAATGCTGGTTAATTTGATACCATCTCAGTCAGCGAGCAGGGTAAGCCTCACTGAGAATCCCCTGTTCAGAATGGGGGTTTGTTTCCATCTGAGCAAGAGAGCAGAAAAGCTCTAGGACTTTTGTCAACAGGAACCcctgctccgtggaagcagaagagaaaagagatgAGGGAGAAGAGCGGGTTCTCAATTACCAAAGAGCAAAAGTTGCCAGTCACCTGAAAAGTTCCTACTCTCTCTATCCCATAAAATCATCATTCC
Proteins encoded in this region:
- the LAMTOR5 gene encoding ragulator complex protein LAMTOR5 — protein: MEGTLEQHLEDTMKNPSIVGVLCTDSQGLNLGCRGTLSDEHAGVISVLAQQAAKLTSDPTDVPVVCLESDNGNIMIQKHDSITVAVHKMAS